In Zingiber officinale cultivar Zhangliang chromosome 1A, Zo_v1.1, whole genome shotgun sequence, a genomic segment contains:
- the LOC122038773 gene encoding transcriptional regulator ATRX homolog gives MASGGRVIYKPTAPPGRRRQQRSKASDDEDDEEYVMEEEEEEEEEESSDEPLLDASDASEEEFVFGGSTSDSDGGDRMEAEADEISLGPGPKRIKYSSGAKKRPAKKPRVSYYDNDDDYKAEEEEEEEEEEEEEEEEEEEEEEEEEEEEEEGGGGENEEEEIISLRKRRNKRNSPAVRSHYQKAKGLDYEEEEEAEEKEILSFRKRGKNTNTSAVRSSHQKPKGSYFEDDLEEEGEEKQILPLRKKGRNRNSPAIKSRHQKAKGSDYEEEEMEEEDEEDEDFSPDEQDLVDEEAFMPLGLKKRGQKRKGGKMQNLRNLRQEKMGNRCQKRSEDDDFIVKDRVAASRKTKKPNKTRRKKSSTSKIIKKKSVEESDTSDFDFVTSDDDFVGDTIMLDEPRNKGRNIQKTNNRSMKRRQIVSLEESVSSSDDDYNMSEDVLRDLRVDGIVDQPQTDRIIAQIKGDEKGKKKENEDSVKPLCGICLTEEHKTTVRGVLNSCTHFFCFACIMEWSKVESRCPICKRRFGTITKSSRSDPGFGLRKAVIKVEKRDQVYQPSEEEIRRMLDPYENVVCIECHQGGDDSLMLLCDICDSPAHTYCVGLGREVPEGNWYCDCCRSAGDRSSYLQNQDFGIDQADGNTDASGRHNETEVLTLRSNTNLYRSSQPTLHEIDLNVSPRSMENCSSMSQPYGVGGSTVLRRRAIQQRIRIILSHSRSQIFQQTRVSQGNIGADVMTSEIGQRVDNLRSSQGLNSWNRVPASEQCYQNSRPSL, from the exons ATGGCGAGCGGCGGGAGGGTCATCTACAAGCCAACCGCACCTCCCGGGCGGAGGCGCCAGCAGCGATCCAAGGCCTCCGACGATGAGGATGATGAGGAGTATGtgatggaagaagaggaggaggaggaggaggaggagagctctGATGAGCCCCTTCTTGACGCGTCCGATGCTTCTGAGGAGGAGTTCGTGTTTGGTGGGTCCACCAGCGATTCCGATGGTGGCGATCGGATGGAAGCTGAGGCCGATGAGATCTCGTTGGGCCCGGGACCGAAGCGTATAAAGTACTCTTCCGGAGCCAAGAAGAGGCCGGcgaagaaacctagggtttcgTACTATGACAACGACGATGATTataaggccgaggaagaggaggaggaggaggaggaggaggaggaggaggaggaagaagaagaagaagaggaagaggaagaggaagaggaagaggaagaaggaggaggaggagaaaacgaagaagaagaaattataTCGCTTAGGAAGAGGAGAAATAAGAGAAATTCACCTGCGGTTAGATCTCACTACCAAAAGGCCAAAGGTTTGGAttacgaggaagaagaagaagccgaagaaaaggaaattttatcgtTTAGGAAGAGGGGGAAGAATACTAACACATCTGCTGTTAGATCTAGCCACCAAAAGCCCAAAGGTTCATATTTTGAGGATGATCTGGAGGAAGAAGGTGAAGAAAAACAAATTTTACCCCTCAGGAAGAAGGGGAGGAATAGAAATTCACCTGCAATTAAGTCTCGCCACCAAAAGGCCAAAGGTTCAGATTATGAGGAAGAGGAGATggaggaagaagacgaagaggATGAGGATTTCTCACCTGACGAGCAGGATCTTGTTGATGAAGAAGCCTTCATGCCTCTTGGATTGAAAAAACGAGGACAAAAAAGGAAAGGTGGAAAGATGCAGAATCTGAGGAATTTGAGGCAGGAGAAAATGGGAAACAGATGCCAGAAGAGATCTGAGGATGATGATTTTATTGTGAAAGATCGTGTTGCTGCCAGTAGAAAGACTAAAAAGCCCAACAAAACAAGGAGGAAAAAGAGCTCAACATCAAAGATCATCAAGAAGAAGTCTGTGGAGGAGTCGGATACATCTGATTTTGATTTTGTAACTTCTGATGATGATTTTGTAGGGGATACCATTATGCTGGATGAACCAAGGAACAAGGGCAGGAATATCCAGAAGACTAATAATAGGTCTATGAAAAGAAGGCAAATAGTATCACTGGAGGAATCAGTTTCTTCTTCAGATGATGATTATAATATGTCTGAGGATGTGTTGAGGGATCTAAGAGTTGATGGGATTGTGGATCAGCCACAGACTGATAGGATAATTGCTCAAATAAAAGGTGATGAGAAgggcaagaagaaagaaaatgaggATTCGGTGAAGCCATTATGTGGTATTTGCTTGACAGAGGAACATAAAACAACAGTTCGAGGAGTGTTGAATTCTTGCACTCACTTCTTTTGTTTTGCGTGTATAATGGAATGGTCAAAGGTTGAGTCACGATGTCCGATTTGCAAGAGGAGGTTTGGTACCATTACCAAGTCCTCAAGATCAGATCCAGGGTTTGGTCTGAGGAAAGCAGTTATAAAAGTTGAAAAGCGTGATCAG GTTTATCAACCTTCTGAAGAAGAAATAAGGCGAATGCTGGATCCATATGAAAATGTGGTATGCATCGAATGCCATCAAGGTGGCGATGATAGTCTCATGTTGCTGTGTGATATCTGTGATTCACCTGCTCACACATATTGTGTTGGTCTTGGAAGGGAAGTTCCCGAAGGCAATTGGTACTGTGATTGTTGTCGATCTGCTGGTGATCGTTCATCATACTTgcaaaatcaagattttggaattgaTCAAGCAGATGGCAATACTGATGCATCAGGCAGACACAATGAAACAGAGGTTCTTACTCTTCGTAGTAATACAAATTTGTATAGGTCAAGTCAACCTACTTTGCACGAAATTGATCTGAATGTGTCACCAAGATCAATGGAAAATTGTAGTTCTATGTCTCAGCCTTATGGAGTTGGAGGGTCAACTGTTTTGCGTCGACGTGCAATACAACAGCGTATACGCATAATATTGTCTCACAGTAGATCACAAATCTTTCAGCAGACTCGAGTATCACAGGGCAACATAGGAGCTGATGTCATGACATCAGAAATTGGACAAAGGGTGGACAACTTGCGTAGCTCTCAAGGGCTGAATTCTTGGAACAGAGTGCCAGCTTCTGAACAGTGTTATCAGAACAGTAGGCCTTCTTTATAA